The Desulfuromonas versatilis genome has a segment encoding these proteins:
- a CDS encoding DUF721 domain-containing protein — protein sequence MKGKNRPPMRRAATAGDIVQELLRQRGMEGKLREYRAWQVWDEVVGPQIAARARPLRIREGVLEVRVEQPVWMQQLQLLKPRILAKLNERLGAGTLKDIYLRRGRIQADELPESGPDPAAWKHTPLTEEEKAEIEATLASLADPEIKRQLRALMMRQAQLKKSRK from the coding sequence GTGAAAGGCAAAAACCGCCCGCCCATGCGCAGGGCCGCCACCGCCGGAGATATCGTCCAGGAGCTGCTGCGGCAGCGGGGGATGGAAGGGAAATTGCGCGAATACCGGGCCTGGCAGGTCTGGGACGAGGTGGTCGGACCACAGATCGCGGCCCGGGCGCGGCCCTTGAGAATCCGCGAGGGAGTGCTGGAAGTGCGGGTCGAACAGCCGGTCTGGATGCAGCAGCTGCAGCTGCTCAAGCCGCGGATCCTCGCCAAGCTCAATGAGCGGCTAGGTGCCGGCACCCTGAAGGATATCTACCTGCGGCGCGGCCGCATCCAGGCCGATGAACTGCCGGAGAGCGGCCCCGACCCCGCCGCCTGGAAGCACACCCCCCTCACCGAGGAGGAAAAGGCCGAAATCGAGGCCACCCTCGCCTCGCTCGCCGACCCGGAGATCAAACGCCAGCTGCGCGCCCTGATGATGCGCCAGGCGCAGCTGAAGAAAAGCAGGAAATAA
- the rplS gene encoding 50S ribosomal protein L19: MNIIDRINMEQIRKDIPVFKAGDTLKVHVKIVEGDKQRIQVFQGVCIKRVNRGLGSTFTVRKVSNGIGVERVFSLHAPNVEKIEVVTIGQVRRAKLYYLRNLFGKAARIREKRQA, translated from the coding sequence ATGAACATCATTGATCGTATCAACATGGAGCAGATCCGGAAGGACATTCCGGTTTTCAAGGCTGGCGACACCCTCAAGGTGCATGTGAAGATCGTCGAAGGCGACAAGCAGCGCATCCAGGTTTTTCAGGGCGTCTGCATCAAGCGGGTCAACCGCGGCCTCGGGTCGACCTTCACCGTCCGCAAGGTTTCCAACGGCATCGGCGTCGAGCGCGTGTTCTCTCTGCACGCCCCCAACGTCGAGAAGATCGAGGTTGTGACCATCGGCCAGGTTCGCCGCGCCAAGCTTTACTACCTGCGCAACCTGTTCGGCAAGGCTGCCCGCATCCGCGAAAAGCGCCAGGCCTGA
- the rpsP gene encoding 30S ribosomal protein S16, with protein MAVKIRLARGGAKKRPFYQVVVADERFPRDGRFIENLGQYDPKQNPPMVTLKEDRTLEWLQQGAQPTDTVRNLLRAQGLWAKFKQPEKA; from the coding sequence ATGGCAGTAAAAATCAGGCTGGCCCGCGGCGGCGCCAAGAAGAGACCTTTCTACCAGGTGGTAGTTGCTGACGAGCGTTTCCCGCGCGACGGCCGTTTCATTGAGAATCTGGGTCAGTACGATCCCAAGCAGAACCCCCCCATGGTGACCCTGAAGGAAGACCGGACCCTGGAGTGGCTGCAGCAGGGCGCACAGCCTACCGATACGGTACGCAACCTGCTGCGTGCGCAGGGGCTCTGGGCCAAGTTCAAGCAGCCGGAAAAGGCGTAA
- a CDS encoding RNA methyltransferase → MSRKPLAVALVHHPVIDRAGDRVTTAVTNLDLHDIARASRTFGVDRFYVVTPVAEQQALVEKILGHWREGFGAGYNPHRGDALGLVRQVNSLDEALADWSAAAGETARPVLTGAGRKDGIPSAECRGLMARHPLLLVFGTGWGLAPELFDRGWTVLEPIRGAGEYNHLSVRSAVAIILDRLLGT, encoded by the coding sequence ATGAGCCGCAAGCCGCTGGCCGTGGCGCTGGTCCACCACCCGGTGATCGACCGTGCCGGGGACCGGGTGACCACCGCCGTCACCAACCTCGATCTGCACGACATCGCCCGCGCCTCGCGCACCTTCGGGGTCGACAGGTTTTACGTGGTGACCCCCGTCGCGGAGCAGCAGGCCCTGGTGGAGAAGATTCTCGGCCATTGGCGCGAAGGTTTCGGCGCCGGCTACAATCCGCACCGGGGCGATGCGCTGGGGCTGGTCAGGCAAGTCAATTCGCTGGATGAGGCGCTGGCCGACTGGAGCGCCGCCGCCGGCGAGACCGCGCGGCCGGTGCTGACCGGAGCGGGACGCAAGGACGGCATCCCGAGCGCTGAGTGCCGCGGGCTGATGGCTCGGCACCCGCTGCTGCTGGTGTTCGGCACCGGATGGGGGCTGGCGCCGGAACTGTTCGACCGGGGCTGGACCGTGCTCGAGCCGATCCGCGGCGCCGGGGAGTACAACCACCTTTCGGTGCGCTCGGCCGTGGCCATCATTCTCGACCGGCTGCTCGGCACCTAG
- a CDS encoding cytochrome c3 family protein — MRKYLLLVAAALLLAAPAMGLTIQGSAHDLSNTTGGGAAGDIDELCVYCHSPHGVTASVSAPLWNRGMSNATQIYSGVDIQATYDLTSYNATDAPLCLSCHDGASIGGALTNPPNSGGALYSPALGADADLGTNLSNDHPIGFDYAAIDAGSGAGEDSEIKLITDATAAGVQFFGASSNIMWCSSCHDVHDPANVPFLLVDNTSSNLCLACHDK; from the coding sequence ATGAGAAAGTATCTACTGTTGGTTGCAGCTGCGCTGCTGCTGGCCGCTCCGGCCATGGGCCTCACGATTCAGGGGTCGGCCCACGACCTGAGCAACACCACCGGCGGGGGGGCTGCCGGGGACATCGACGAACTCTGCGTGTACTGCCACTCACCCCACGGGGTGACCGCTTCTGTGTCGGCTCCCCTGTGGAACCGCGGGATGTCCAACGCCACGCAAATCTATTCGGGTGTCGACATCCAGGCGACCTACGACCTGACCAGCTACAATGCCACTGACGCTCCCCTGTGTCTTTCCTGCCACGACGGCGCCAGCATCGGCGGCGCACTGACCAACCCGCCCAACAGCGGCGGCGCGCTCTACTCGCCGGCGCTTGGTGCGGACGCCGACCTTGGCACCAACCTGAGCAACGACCACCCCATCGGCTTCGACTATGCGGCAATCGATGCGGGCTCGGGTGCCGGGGAGGACTCGGAGATCAAACTGATCACCGACGCCACCGCCGCGGGCGTGCAGTTCTTCGGGGCCAGCAGCAACATCATGTGGTGCTCTTCCTGCCACGACGTGCACGATCCGGCCAATGTGCCGTTCCTGCTGGTCGACAATACCTCTTCGAACCTCTGTCTGGCCTGCCACGACAAGTAA
- a CDS encoding DUF3343 domain-containing protein has product MRAPNFKGVQMVREGDLVAIFHSIHRVMKVEKLLKSKGVEMLLIPVPRQLTSDCGLAIRFTPDEKPRVWEVLEPEGLLPAELFQREGKEYRQVEI; this is encoded by the coding sequence ATGCGCGCACCGAACTTCAAGGGGGTGCAGATGGTCCGTGAAGGCGACCTGGTGGCAATCTTCCATTCCATTCACCGGGTGATGAAAGTCGAAAAACTGCTCAAGTCCAAGGGGGTCGAGATGCTGCTGATTCCGGTTCCCCGGCAGCTGACCTCGGATTGCGGCCTGGCGATCCGCTTTACACCGGACGAGAAACCGCGGGTCTGGGAGGTGTTGGAACCCGAGGGCCTGCTCCCCGCCGAACTGTTCCAGCGTGAAGGCAAAGAGTACCGGCAAGTGGAAATCTGA
- the ffh gene encoding signal recognition particle protein, giving the protein MFDNLTEKFDSVFKKLRGQGRLTEDNIQEALREVRLVLLEADVNFKVVKDFVAAVRERAVGQDVLKSLTPAQQVIKIVREELGRLMGEGTDNSLDLAARPPVPIMLCGLQGAGKTTTCGKLALSLRKQKRNPLLVPADIYRPAAIDQLKTVGRQLGIEVYDTQPGQDPVAICEAARRYAELNGFDTLILDTAGRLHIDEALMGELGRIKASLAPREILLVADAMTGQDAVNVAESFDAQLQLTGVVLTKLDGDARGGAALSIRAVTGKPIKLVGLGEKMDALEVFHPDRMAQRILGMGDVLSLIEKAEAAIDKDQAAKLEQRLRKEGFTLETFRDQLQSIKKMGSLESILKLIPGAGKAMKQMKGMQLPDKEMKKIEAIINSMTPQERRDHKMLNGSRRLRVAKGSGTTVQDVNQLLKRFTEAQKMMKKMQQLGPKGLKGLMGRGGGMPF; this is encoded by the coding sequence ATGTTTGATAATCTGACGGAAAAATTCGATTCGGTCTTCAAGAAGCTGCGCGGACAGGGGCGGCTGACCGAGGACAACATCCAGGAAGCCCTGCGCGAAGTGCGTCTGGTGCTGCTCGAGGCCGACGTCAACTTCAAGGTGGTCAAGGATTTCGTGGCTGCGGTCCGTGAGCGGGCGGTAGGCCAGGATGTCCTCAAAAGTCTGACGCCTGCCCAGCAGGTGATCAAGATCGTCCGCGAGGAGCTCGGCCGCCTGATGGGCGAGGGGACTGACAACAGCCTCGATCTGGCGGCGCGTCCGCCGGTGCCGATCATGCTGTGCGGCCTGCAGGGTGCCGGCAAGACCACCACCTGCGGCAAGCTGGCGCTGAGCCTGCGCAAGCAGAAGCGCAACCCGCTGCTGGTGCCGGCCGACATCTACCGGCCCGCGGCCATCGACCAGCTCAAAACCGTCGGCCGCCAGCTCGGTATCGAGGTCTACGACACCCAGCCCGGGCAGGACCCCGTGGCCATCTGCGAGGCGGCGCGCCGCTACGCGGAACTCAACGGCTTCGATACGCTGATTCTCGACACCGCCGGGCGCCTGCACATCGACGAGGCGCTGATGGGCGAGCTGGGCCGGATCAAGGCCTCGCTGGCGCCGCGGGAGATCCTGCTGGTTGCCGACGCGATGACCGGTCAGGATGCGGTCAACGTGGCCGAAAGCTTCGACGCCCAGCTGCAGCTGACCGGCGTGGTGCTGACCAAGCTCGACGGCGACGCCCGTGGTGGTGCGGCCCTGTCGATCCGCGCGGTGACCGGCAAGCCGATCAAACTGGTCGGCCTCGGCGAGAAGATGGACGCCCTCGAGGTGTTTCACCCCGACCGCATGGCCCAGCGCATCCTCGGCATGGGCGATGTGCTCTCGCTGATCGAGAAGGCCGAGGCGGCCATCGACAAGGACCAGGCCGCCAAGCTCGAACAGCGCCTGCGCAAGGAAGGCTTTACCCTCGAAACTTTCCGCGACCAGTTGCAGTCCATCAAGAAGATGGGCTCGCTCGAGTCGATCCTCAAGCTCATCCCCGGGGCCGGCAAGGCCATGAAGCAGATGAAGGGGATGCAGCTGCCGGACAAGGAGATGAAGAAGATCGAGGCAATCATCAACTCGATGACGCCCCAGGAACGGCGCGACCACAAGATGCTCAACGGTTCGCGGCGGCTGCGGGTCGCCAAAGGCAGCGGCACTACGGTGCAGGACGTCAACCAGTTGCTCAAGCGCTTCACCGAGGCGCAGAAGATGATGAAGAAGATGCAGCAGCTCGGCCCCAAGGGGTTGAAGGGGCTGATGGGCCGCGGCGGCGGGATGCCCTTTTAG
- a CDS encoding ribonuclease HII has translation MTLDLFPAEEISTLHFEQAAQARGFSAVAGIDEAGRGPLAGPVVAAAVILPEAFDLPGLTDSKKLTPGRREALFPLIRAQARALGVGVVSAAEIDELNILQATLRAMSLAVERLQCPADYLLIDGITPLPLALPQKTLKKGDSRSLSVAAASVVAKVVRDRMMVGFDARFPGYGFARHKGYGSADHLAAIARLGPSPLHRRTFGGVREHLEKS, from the coding sequence GTGACCCTGGATCTGTTCCCCGCCGAAGAGATTTCCACCCTGCATTTCGAACAGGCCGCCCAGGCCCGGGGATTCAGCGCCGTGGCCGGCATCGACGAAGCCGGGCGCGGTCCCCTGGCCGGCCCGGTGGTGGCCGCCGCGGTGATCCTGCCCGAGGCGTTCGACCTGCCGGGCCTGACCGACTCGAAGAAGCTCACCCCCGGCCGGCGCGAGGCCCTCTTCCCCCTGATTCGGGCCCAGGCCCGGGCGCTGGGGGTCGGGGTGGTTTCCGCCGCCGAGATCGACGAGCTCAACATCCTCCAGGCCACCCTGCGCGCCATGTCCCTGGCGGTCGAGCGCCTGCAGTGCCCGGCCGATTACCTGCTGATCGACGGCATTACCCCGCTGCCCCTGGCGCTGCCCCAGAAGACCCTGAAGAAGGGTGATTCCCGCTCCTTGTCGGTGGCCGCCGCCTCGGTGGTGGCCAAGGTGGTCCGCGACCGGATGATGGTCGGTTTCGACGCGCGTTTTCCCGGTTACGGATTCGCCAGGCACAAGGGGTACGGCAGCGCCGATCACCTGGCCGCCATCGCCCGTCTCGGCCCCTCGCCCCTGCACCGGCGCACCTTTGGCGGGGTGCGCGAGCACCTGGAAAAGTCGTGA
- a CDS encoding YraN family protein translates to MTRQRLSLGQWGEDQAVRYLQGLGMKIVERNFRTPVGEIDIIARHRKTLVFVEVKTRRSAAFGTPQEAVGAFKQRQILRTAQWYLAQGHGRGLQPRFDVVAVRPAADTAAIEHIPDAFGA, encoded by the coding sequence GTGACCCGCCAGCGCCTGTCCCTGGGGCAGTGGGGCGAAGACCAGGCGGTCCGCTACCTGCAGGGGCTCGGGATGAAAATCGTTGAGCGCAACTTCCGCACCCCCGTCGGCGAGATCGACATCATCGCCCGCCACAGGAAAACCCTCGTTTTCGTCGAGGTCAAGACCCGCCGCAGCGCGGCCTTCGGCACCCCCCAGGAAGCCGTGGGCGCCTTCAAGCAGCGGCAGATCCTGCGCACCGCCCAGTGGTACCTCGCCCAGGGGCACGGCCGGGGCCTGCAGCCGCGTTTCGATGTGGTGGCGGTGCGTCCGGCGGCCGACACCGCCGCGATCGAGCATATCCCCGATGCCTTCGGCGCCTGA
- a CDS encoding NHL repeat-containing protein, with the protein MRNLTSLIVGGMAGLLLLSGCSAGSAAKPRILWPLPPNEPRLEWVNTYASQDDFPKTQAQKLSEQVVGKPEAYTFKTPFGVVADGKGTVYVSDVHHKNIRVYDFNNYEIHFLTDQPVFSLPLGLAIDQAGRLYIADGEARNVKVYSPQQVPLFAIGDEKIFENPAFLAINERLNRIYVSDGKAHKIQVFDLQGKHLFAFGEQGREPGKLFGPQGMAIDGQDRVFVADMLNARIQVFDAQGKYLYHFGERGDRDWQFENPKDLAFDSEGNLHIVDTRKALLLTYAPEGRLLLATGGAGGSNHPLGFASPHSIFIDGNDRLYIADGLNKRFAVWQYLSKKYLAQNPITPEDIERLDQFLKKEKGK; encoded by the coding sequence ATGAGAAACCTGACTAGCTTGATTGTTGGCGGAATGGCCGGGCTGCTGCTGTTGAGCGGGTGTTCCGCAGGGTCGGCCGCCAAGCCGCGGATCCTCTGGCCGCTGCCCCCCAACGAGCCCCGCCTGGAGTGGGTCAACACCTATGCCTCCCAGGACGATTTTCCCAAGACCCAGGCGCAGAAACTGTCCGAGCAGGTGGTCGGCAAGCCCGAGGCCTACACCTTCAAGACCCCCTTCGGGGTGGTTGCCGACGGCAAGGGGACGGTCTATGTCTCGGATGTCCACCACAAAAATATCCGGGTCTACGATTTCAACAACTATGAAATCCATTTTCTCACCGATCAGCCGGTGTTCAGCCTCCCTCTGGGGCTGGCTATCGACCAGGCGGGGCGGCTCTACATCGCCGACGGGGAGGCCCGCAACGTCAAGGTCTACTCGCCGCAGCAGGTGCCGCTGTTCGCCATCGGTGATGAGAAGATTTTTGAAAATCCGGCCTTTCTGGCCATCAACGAGCGCCTTAACCGGATCTACGTCTCCGATGGCAAGGCGCACAAGATCCAGGTCTTCGACCTGCAGGGGAAGCATCTTTTCGCCTTCGGGGAGCAGGGCAGGGAGCCTGGCAAGCTGTTCGGACCGCAGGGGATGGCCATCGACGGGCAGGACCGGGTCTTTGTGGCGGATATGCTGAACGCCCGCATCCAGGTGTTCGACGCCCAGGGGAAATACCTCTACCATTTCGGCGAGCGGGGCGATCGCGACTGGCAGTTCGAGAACCCCAAGGACCTCGCCTTTGACAGCGAGGGAAACCTGCACATCGTCGACACCCGCAAGGCCCTGCTTTTGACCTACGCTCCCGAGGGACGCCTGCTGCTGGCCACCGGCGGCGCGGGAGGGTCGAACCACCCGCTCGGCTTTGCCAGCCCCCACTCGATTTTCATCGACGGCAACGACCGCCTCTACATTGCCGACGGGTTGAACAAGCGTTTTGCCGTCTGGCAGTACCTTTCCAAAAAATATCTCGCGCAAAACCCCATCACCCCGGAGGACATCGAGAGGCTGGACCAGTTTTTGAAGAAAGAGAAGGGCAAATAG
- a CDS encoding cytochrome c3 family protein: MNSRHSRLLASVLGALAFLLAAGPGWSLEIIYPPDKTVVSRTNYLIIRGGDNPQLDGVSIELGGYKTELLDLSQPEYRAAFGDFLIVEPVLDPGRNLILVKGYVKGEEVASARSEVYFAVTPGASAPKDYRPFAMHSQENEAKCTGCHNMAPSPEELAADNAKTNPCGSCHARRLAQDYVHGPAGVYQCTYCHQVDSRPVKYQPRAENAALCNECHQDKVDEFTAKKFVHGPVEAGLCQVCHDPHASDTYGQLVKPVNELCLDCHEAVKRQPHVLRGVGGKAHPLMGEADPNRPGRELTCVGCHDPHGGQSEAYFQGGISSRMALCQLCHKK; encoded by the coding sequence GTGAACAGTCGACATTCCCGCTTACTGGCTTCGGTCCTGGGCGCCCTTGCCTTTCTGCTTGCTGCCGGGCCTGGCTGGTCTCTGGAGATCATCTATCCTCCGGACAAAACCGTGGTGAGCCGGACCAATTATCTCATCATCAGGGGCGGGGACAACCCCCAGCTCGATGGGGTGTCCATTGAACTGGGCGGCTACAAGACCGAACTGCTGGATCTTTCCCAGCCCGAGTACCGGGCGGCCTTCGGCGATTTTCTGATTGTCGAACCGGTGCTCGATCCGGGGCGCAACCTTATCCTGGTCAAGGGGTACGTCAAGGGCGAGGAGGTCGCCAGCGCCCGGTCCGAGGTCTATTTTGCCGTCACCCCCGGAGCGTCGGCACCGAAGGATTATCGCCCCTTCGCCATGCACTCCCAGGAAAACGAGGCCAAATGCACCGGCTGCCACAACATGGCGCCTTCGCCCGAGGAGCTGGCCGCGGACAACGCCAAGACCAATCCCTGCGGCTCATGCCATGCCCGGCGTCTGGCTCAGGACTACGTGCACGGCCCTGCCGGGGTCTATCAGTGTACCTATTGTCACCAGGTTGACAGCCGCCCCGTCAAATATCAGCCCCGCGCGGAGAACGCCGCCCTGTGCAACGAGTGCCACCAGGACAAGGTCGATGAATTCACGGCCAAGAAGTTCGTCCATGGCCCGGTGGAGGCCGGGCTCTGCCAGGTCTGCCACGATCCCCACGCCAGCGACACCTATGGGCAGTTGGTCAAGCCGGTCAATGAGCTCTGCCTGGATTGCCACGAGGCGGTCAAGCGCCAGCCCCATGTTCTGCGGGGGGTTGGCGGGAAAGCGCACCCGCTCATGGGGGAGGCCGATCCCAACCGCCCCGGCAGGGAGCTCACCTGCGTGGGCTGCCATGATCCCCACGGCGGGCAGTCGGAGGCCTATTTCCAGGGGGGGATCAGCTCCCGCATGGCCCTGTGCCAGCTCTGCCATAAGAAATAA
- a CDS encoding KH domain-containing protein: MKELIEFIAKSLVENPGAVTISEEQGEDGGILIKLAAAQEDMGRIIGKQGRTAKAMRTLLNAKATRENKRATLQIME; encoded by the coding sequence ATGAAAGAGCTCATCGAATTCATCGCGAAATCCCTGGTTGAAAATCCCGGTGCGGTGACCATCTCCGAGGAGCAGGGTGAGGATGGGGGCATTCTCATCAAGCTTGCCGCGGCCCAGGAAGATATGGGCCGCATCATCGGGAAGCAGGGGCGCACCGCCAAGGCCATGCGCACGCTGCTAAACGCCAAGGCTACCCGGGAAAACAAGCGGGCTACCCTCCAGATCATGGAGTGA
- the rimM gene encoding ribosome maturation factor RimM (Essential for efficient processing of 16S rRNA), translated as MAVRVGEWFCAGVVRGTHGLRGDLKVRPVTDDSASLLEAGELEFRKADGTATRQVPVRSSLHKGDVLLRLKGLEHIDEVQHLVGSEVYMPYRDLPDLEEDEFYWYQLEGLRVLDRTRGELGTLEEMFTTPAHDIYVVQGPYGEVLIPVVEQMIVRVDLVAGCIEVDLPEGLVPGSDEV; from the coding sequence ATGGCAGTCCGCGTGGGTGAATGGTTCTGTGCCGGAGTGGTCCGGGGAACCCACGGTCTGCGTGGGGACCTCAAGGTCCGCCCCGTCACCGATGACTCCGCCTCGCTGCTCGAGGCCGGCGAACTGGAATTCCGCAAGGCGGACGGAACCGCCACGCGTCAAGTCCCGGTCCGGTCCTCGCTGCATAAAGGGGATGTGCTGCTGCGCCTGAAGGGGCTCGAGCACATCGATGAGGTTCAGCACCTGGTGGGCAGTGAGGTCTACATGCCCTACCGGGATCTGCCCGACCTGGAAGAAGACGAGTTCTACTGGTACCAGTTGGAGGGCCTGCGGGTGCTCGACCGGACCCGGGGGGAACTCGGCACGCTGGAAGAGATGTTCACCACCCCGGCCCACGACATTTACGTGGTTCAGGGGCCCTACGGGGAGGTTCTGATCCCCGTGGTCGAGCAGATGATTGTCCGGGTCGACCTGGTGGCTGGCTGCATCGAGGTCGATCTGCCCGAAGGGCTGGTTCCGGGTTCCGATGAAGTTTGA
- the trmD gene encoding tRNA (guanosine(37)-N1)-methyltransferase TrmD codes for MKFEILTLFPDMFESPFAGSILGKAAEKGLIEIEPHNLRDWAEGRHKVTDDTPYGGGDGMVMKPEPVARALAELKQRSPAARVILMTPQGRTFRQPDAQALSREQGLVFVCGRYEGFDERIRCLVNDEYSIGDFVLTGGELAAMVMIDAVARLLPGVLGSSGSAEVDSFSDGLLEFPHYTRPAEFQGHRVPEVLLSGNHAEIARWRRREQLRRTLQRRPDLLERAPLSDEDRRILEELRRELRGQG; via the coding sequence ATGAAGTTTGAAATCCTGACCCTCTTCCCCGACATGTTCGAGTCTCCCTTCGCGGGGAGCATCCTCGGCAAGGCGGCGGAAAAGGGATTGATCGAGATTGAGCCCCACAACCTGAGGGACTGGGCCGAGGGGCGGCACAAGGTGACCGACGACACCCCCTACGGCGGGGGCGACGGCATGGTCATGAAGCCCGAGCCGGTGGCCCGGGCGCTCGCCGAGCTGAAACAACGCTCGCCGGCCGCGCGGGTGATCCTCATGACCCCGCAGGGGCGCACTTTCCGTCAGCCAGATGCCCAGGCCCTGTCGCGCGAACAGGGGCTGGTTTTTGTCTGTGGGCGCTACGAAGGGTTCGACGAGCGGATCCGCTGTCTGGTGAATGACGAATATTCCATCGGCGATTTCGTGCTGACCGGTGGAGAACTGGCCGCCATGGTCATGATCGACGCGGTCGCCCGCCTGCTGCCCGGGGTGCTTGGCAGCAGCGGCAGCGCCGAGGTCGATTCATTTTCGGACGGGCTGCTCGAGTTTCCCCATTACACCCGGCCGGCCGAATTCCAGGGACACCGGGTGCCCGAGGTTCTGCTTTCGGGCAACCACGCCGAGATCGCCCGTTGGCGACGCCGTGAGCAGTTGCGGCGGACCCTGCAGCGGCGTCCCGACCTGCTGGAGCGGGCCCCGCTCAGCGATGAGGATCGGCGCATTCTCGAGGAGCTGCGGCGCGAGTTGCGGGGGCAGGGCTGA
- a CDS encoding tRNA1(Val) (adenine(37)-N6)-methyltransferase: protein MSGPEIILRSDETLDDLRLGGLKIIQKKDGYRFSLDPVLLCAFARVAPGEALADLGTGSGVIPLLLARMSEAERLVGVEVQPGMAGRARRSVELNGLAGRVEIVEADLRSLQGTLPAQGFDVVLANPPFRPLGTGRQAPTSERGAARHEQAGGLGDFLRAAAFLLGDGGRFYVVYLAERLVDLLAGMREAGLEPKRLRCVHSRRGEGARMVLLEGRRRGRPGLVVEPPLYVCEGEDYSAEVLTIYGEQKP from the coding sequence ATGTCAGGTCCTGAAATTATTCTTCGTTCCGATGAAACCCTCGACGATCTGCGCCTAGGCGGGTTGAAGATCATTCAGAAGAAGGACGGCTACCGCTTCTCCCTCGACCCGGTTTTGCTGTGTGCTTTCGCCCGGGTCGCCCCCGGGGAGGCCTTGGCCGATCTGGGCACCGGCTCGGGCGTCATCCCGCTGCTGCTGGCGCGGATGAGCGAGGCGGAGCGGCTGGTCGGGGTGGAGGTTCAGCCGGGGATGGCCGGGCGCGCCCGGCGTAGCGTAGAGCTAAACGGCCTGGCCGGGCGGGTGGAGATCGTCGAAGCCGACCTGCGCTCGCTGCAGGGAACCCTGCCGGCGCAGGGATTCGATGTGGTGCTTGCCAATCCCCCGTTTCGCCCGTTGGGCACCGGGCGCCAGGCGCCGACGTCGGAGCGGGGCGCGGCGCGCCATGAACAGGCTGGGGGGCTGGGGGATTTTTTGCGGGCAGCCGCCTTCCTGCTGGGGGATGGGGGGCGCTTCTACGTCGTTTATCTGGCGGAACGCCTGGTTGATTTGCTGGCCGGGATGCGCGAGGCGGGGTTGGAGCCGAAGCGGCTTCGCTGTGTTCACTCGCGCCGGGGCGAGGGGGCGCGCATGGTTCTGCTGGAAGGGCGCCGTCGAGGGCGCCCTGGATTGGTGGTGGAGCCGCCGTTGTATGTCTGTGAGGGGGAGGACTATTCAGCGGAGGTGCTGACGATCTACGGCGAGCAGAAGCCCTGA